A DNA window from Halomonas zincidurans B6 contains the following coding sequences:
- a CDS encoding sensor domain-containing phosphodiesterase codes for MTLQRTAFNHGIRKAMLMKPRRLAALRATQLLDTPDEVRFDSLTHLACRLFDAPIAYISLLDADRQWFKSACGLGFREMPIEYAFCVHTLESGTLTVIEDAQADPRFADNPYARGEPYIRFYAGTLIYGPDRMPLGTFCIVSDTPRTFDAREREMLKGLAHLTTIEIERRSAHRGERQNPPSGAYPRERGTGLPPTPISVEDRWQTPYAARNTAHNGAALQAQLDKFRATLDATLDLILIVDEQTRRFTYCNQGAIERLGYSRDKLLTLSPETLDKSLAVSALSKRLAALDGQRAVRLNANLHCRNGETLPVQAQIQRTPSSNLERTQLIIVARDLRETLKAQREIEWITHHDGLTHQLNRTGFLRALARSDHASDQCKKKSQLVAVFGIDRFKRINDAHGTAQADAILCELAQHLSSLLAPHVDAHLGRLGGDEFAVSVPLAQPCEAPQLVERLREAVESYRFHAIEGLQLTVSVGLTAHSLYQTAPEELLRRANAALVRAKQHGRNRVRQYLSGMLDEASRHEAIERRLAGAFERGEFHLDFQPQWSLKALDRPCGAEALLRWRAPDQQTVGPDVFVPILEQSGLMVEVGRWIIDQALDTLASNRQRLPTNFFVSINISAIQLMDDAQLADYLVEALKRRRLPTSALELEITETALIQSPYWVGQQLEALHRQSIAIALDDFGTGFSSLSHLKQFPFDTVKIDKSFIAGLPDSSEDRAIVESLLTLCRGFGRNVCAEGIETPAQLDYLRRLGCNRAQGYLLARPDRDLLTHDEK; via the coding sequence ATGACACTTCAGCGCACAGCCTTCAATCATGGAATACGCAAGGCCATGCTCATGAAGCCTCGCCGGCTTGCCGCGCTACGCGCAACGCAGTTGCTCGACACGCCCGACGAGGTACGCTTCGACAGTCTGACGCATCTTGCCTGCCGCCTATTCGATGCGCCGATCGCTTATATCAGCCTGCTCGACGCGGATCGCCAATGGTTCAAGTCGGCTTGCGGGCTGGGCTTTCGCGAAATGCCCATCGAATATGCCTTCTGCGTCCACACCCTGGAATCGGGCACGCTCACGGTCATCGAGGATGCACAGGCTGACCCGCGCTTCGCCGACAATCCCTATGCCCGCGGCGAGCCCTACATTCGCTTCTATGCCGGCACCCTCATCTACGGCCCCGACCGGATGCCGTTGGGCACCTTCTGCATCGTCAGCGACACACCGCGCACCTTCGATGCCCGGGAGCGCGAGATGCTAAAGGGTCTGGCACACCTGACCACGATCGAGATCGAGCGGCGTAGCGCTCACCGCGGGGAGCGCCAGAACCCTCCGAGCGGCGCCTACCCGCGCGAACGGGGTACTGGGTTGCCACCAACGCCGATCAGTGTCGAGGATCGCTGGCAGACGCCCTACGCTGCCAGAAATACGGCTCACAACGGTGCCGCCCTGCAAGCTCAGCTCGATAAGTTTCGCGCCACACTGGACGCCACCCTCGACCTGATCCTGATCGTCGATGAGCAGACCCGGCGCTTTACGTATTGCAATCAGGGCGCCATCGAACGACTGGGCTATTCGCGCGATAAGTTGCTGACGCTCTCCCCCGAAACGCTCGACAAGTCGTTGGCAGTCAGCGCGCTGAGCAAGCGCTTGGCGGCGCTCGATGGCCAGCGTGCGGTGCGCCTGAATGCCAATCTGCATTGTCGCAACGGCGAAACGTTGCCGGTCCAGGCGCAGATTCAGCGCACGCCCTCGAGCAACCTCGAACGGACCCAGTTGATCATCGTCGCCCGCGACCTTCGCGAAACGCTGAAAGCACAGCGCGAAATCGAGTGGATCACCCATCACGACGGCCTCACCCATCAGCTCAACCGCACCGGTTTCCTGCGCGCGCTGGCCCGCAGCGACCATGCATCCGATCAGTGCAAGAAGAAGAGCCAATTGGTCGCCGTGTTCGGCATCGACCGCTTCAAGCGTATCAACGATGCCCACGGCACCGCCCAGGCCGACGCCATTCTCTGCGAGCTGGCCCAGCACTTGAGCAGTCTTCTCGCACCCCACGTCGACGCCCACCTGGGCCGGCTGGGCGGCGATGAGTTCGCCGTCAGCGTACCGCTCGCCCAGCCCTGCGAGGCGCCGCAGCTTGTCGAGCGCTTGCGCGAAGCGGTCGAAAGCTATCGCTTTCATGCCATCGAGGGGCTGCAACTGACCGTCAGTGTCGGCCTGACGGCGCATAGCCTCTACCAGACGGCTCCCGAGGAGCTGTTGAGACGCGCCAATGCGGCCCTGGTGCGCGCCAAGCAGCATGGACGCAACCGCGTGCGCCAATACCTGAGCGGCATGCTCGACGAGGCCAGCCGTCACGAGGCCATCGAGAGACGACTCGCCGGCGCTTTCGAGCGGGGCGAATTTCATCTCGACTTTCAGCCGCAGTGGTCGCTCAAGGCGCTCGACCGACCGTGCGGCGCCGAGGCGCTGCTGCGCTGGCGGGCTCCCGATCAGCAGACCGTCGGCCCCGACGTCTTCGTACCGATTCTCGAACAGAGCGGGCTGATGGTGGAGGTGGGTCGCTGGATCATCGATCAGGCGCTCGACACGTTGGCATCGAACCGGCAACGGCTGCCCACGAACTTCTTCGTCAGCATCAACATCAGCGCCATCCAACTGATGGACGACGCCCAACTGGCCGACTACCTGGTCGAGGCATTGAAACGCCGACGCTTGCCCACCTCGGCGCTGGAGCTGGAGATCACCGAAACGGCACTGATCCAGTCGCCGTACTGGGTCGGCCAGCAGCTCGAGGCGCTGCATCGTCAATCGATCGCCATCGCGCTGGACGATTTCGGCACCGGCTTCTCGTCGCTGTCGCATCTCAAGCAGTTCCCGTTCGACACCGTCAAGATCGACAAATCGTTCATCGCCGGGCTGCCCGATTCCTCCGAAGACCGGGCGATCGTCGAATCGCTGCTGACATTGTGTCGCGGATTCGGCCGGAATGTCTGCGCCGAAGGCATCGAAACGCCGGCTCAGCTCGACTACCTGCGCCGGCTGGGCTGCAATCGCGCCCAGGGCTACCTGCTGGCTCGTCCCGATCGCGACCTGCTGACGCATGACGAAAAGTGA
- the fliE gene encoding flagellar hook-basal body complex protein FliE: MSVPAIQAALQQMQSLANQASATQSIANQAGRGQQLSTSVGQGGFADALQSSIRKINQLKQDSDASVKAFQAGDPGVALNDVMVDMQKASIGFQMGVQVRNRLVTAYKDVMNMQV; encoded by the coding sequence ATGAGCGTACCCGCCATTCAAGCGGCCTTGCAGCAGATGCAGAGTCTGGCCAATCAGGCCAGCGCCACTCAATCGATCGCCAACCAGGCCGGTCGCGGCCAGCAGTTGTCGACGTCAGTGGGGCAGGGCGGCTTCGCCGACGCGCTGCAGTCGTCGATTCGCAAGATCAATCAGCTGAAGCAGGACTCCGATGCCAGCGTGAAGGCATTCCAGGCCGGCGATCCCGGGGTCGCGCTGAACGACGTGATGGTCGACATGCAAAAGGCCAGCATCGGCTTTCAGATGGGCGTTCAGGTACGTAACCGCTTGGTGACGGCCTACAAGGACGTCATGAACATGCAGGTCTGA
- the fliF gene encoding flagellar basal-body MS-ring/collar protein FliF — translation MSDVASSQQRNPGGNQARAANASAQGASAQGLLKQLRENPRIPLIIAAAAAIALIAVLLLWARSPEYRVLYSNLSDADGGSIINELDARGIPYQFSEGGGALLVPADQVYLLRLQLAEQGLPKGGDVGFEVMDNQAFGISQFAEQVNFQRSLQGELAQSVEALGPVAQARVQLSMAKPSVFVRESEPAKASVVLTLEPGRVLSEGQVNAIVHMVSSSVPQLATDAVTVVDQDGRLLSRNGSQLGGLDGTQLSYVQKIEKTYQENIERILAPILGADNVRAQVAAQVDFSKREQTAERYSPNQPPNEAAVRSRQLSELYTGGDGLPSGIPGALSNTPPGVAASPIDNGQTTNAQDQVNGANAQNTADNAQADSNTPLSRLDRNDTINYELDRQVDYVQFERGGVERLSVAVVVDYREGLNEAGETVKQPLSDEQLAQIERLVRQAMGFSQARGDAIEVVNSPFTESDETFVEVPWWQTPAMLQLAMTLGRYLLVALAALFLWFMVLRPLIKRQSAALPANRPTALRSPNAASAGDSEDDDGGDAPSEAAEPPPRRRRRANAYEQNLKDAREIALEDPRLVAMIVRSWMNDK, via the coding sequence ATGAGCGACGTCGCCTCTTCGCAGCAGCGCAATCCTGGTGGGAACCAGGCCCGGGCAGCCAATGCCTCGGCCCAGGGCGCCTCCGCGCAAGGACTGCTCAAGCAGTTGCGCGAGAATCCGCGCATTCCCTTGATCATTGCCGCCGCCGCAGCGATCGCGTTGATCGCCGTGCTGCTGCTGTGGGCGCGCAGCCCCGAGTACCGGGTGCTGTACAGCAACCTGAGCGATGCCGATGGCGGAAGCATCATCAACGAACTCGACGCCCGCGGCATTCCCTATCAGTTCAGCGAGGGCGGCGGCGCACTGCTGGTGCCCGCCGACCAGGTGTATCTGCTGCGTCTTCAGCTTGCCGAACAGGGCTTGCCCAAGGGTGGCGATGTCGGCTTCGAGGTGATGGACAATCAAGCCTTCGGCATCAGCCAGTTCGCCGAGCAGGTCAATTTTCAACGTTCGCTGCAGGGCGAGCTGGCCCAGTCGGTGGAGGCGCTCGGCCCGGTCGCCCAGGCCCGCGTGCAGCTGTCGATGGCCAAGCCGTCGGTGTTCGTACGCGAAAGCGAACCCGCCAAGGCCTCGGTGGTACTGACCCTGGAGCCCGGCCGGGTGCTGAGCGAAGGCCAGGTCAATGCCATCGTGCACATGGTGTCCAGCAGCGTGCCGCAACTGGCCACCGACGCGGTCACCGTGGTCGACCAGGACGGGCGGCTGCTGTCGCGCAACGGCAGCCAGCTGGGCGGCCTCGACGGCACTCAACTAAGCTATGTCCAGAAGATCGAGAAGACCTACCAGGAGAATATCGAGCGTATCCTGGCGCCGATCCTGGGCGCCGATAACGTCCGTGCGCAGGTCGCGGCGCAGGTCGATTTTTCCAAGCGCGAGCAGACCGCCGAGCGCTATTCCCCCAATCAGCCGCCCAACGAAGCCGCCGTTCGCAGTCGCCAGTTGAGCGAGTTGTACACCGGTGGCGATGGCCTGCCCAGCGGCATTCCCGGCGCACTTTCCAATACCCCGCCGGGCGTCGCGGCATCGCCGATCGACAACGGCCAGACCACTAATGCCCAGGATCAGGTCAACGGTGCCAACGCCCAGAATACCGCCGACAACGCTCAGGCCGACAGCAATACGCCACTGAGCCGCCTGGACCGCAACGACACCATCAATTACGAACTCGATCGTCAGGTCGATTACGTCCAGTTCGAGCGTGGCGGCGTCGAGCGCCTTTCGGTCGCGGTCGTCGTCGATTACCGCGAGGGACTCAACGAGGCCGGCGAAACCGTCAAGCAGCCGCTCAGCGACGAGCAGCTGGCGCAGATCGAGCGCCTGGTACGCCAAGCCATGGGCTTCTCCCAAGCGCGCGGCGACGCCATAGAAGTGGTCAACAGCCCGTTCACCGAAAGCGACGAGACGTTTGTCGAAGTACCTTGGTGGCAGACGCCGGCAATGCTGCAGCTGGCCATGACCCTGGGCCGTTATCTGCTGGTCGCCCTGGCCGCGCTGTTCCTGTGGTTCATGGTCTTGCGTCCGCTGATCAAGCGCCAGAGCGCCGCCCTGCCCGCGAACCGGCCGACCGCCCTGCGCAGCCCGAACGCGGCGAGCGCCGGCGATAGCGAGGACGATGATGGCGGCGATGCGCCGAGCGAAGCCGCCGAGCCACCGCCGCGCCGCCGTCGCCGCGCCAATGCCTACGAGCAGAATCTCAAGGATGCCCGCGAGATCGCCCTGGAAGATCCGCGGCTGGTAGCCATGATCGTCAGAAGCTGGATGAACGACAAATGA
- the fliG gene encoding flagellar motor switch protein FliG, with the protein MTGARRGAILLLSLDEDSAAEIFKFLGAKEVQEISMEMARLDQVSHEEMSQVLAEFHDEAEQFTAVNLHSSEHIRSVLTKALGSDRASGLIEDILESTSNASGIDSLNLMEPSMVAEMIRDEHPQIIATILVHLERHQAASILELFDDKLRNDVVLRIATFSGVQPAALQELTEVLGGMLDGQNLKRSKMGGVRTAAEILNLMNSAQEEIVIETVRAHSEDLAQKIIDEMFLFENLMDIDDRGIQLILKEIDTNSLVIALKGAPDALLEKFMANMSQRAAQMLQEDLEARGPIRVSQVEAEQKAILQIVRRLADSGEIALGGGDDSYV; encoded by the coding sequence ATGACCGGCGCCCGCCGCGGTGCAATCCTGCTGCTTTCCCTTGATGAGGACAGCGCGGCGGAAATCTTCAAGTTTCTGGGTGCCAAGGAGGTCCAGGAAATCAGCATGGAGATGGCCAGGCTCGATCAGGTCTCCCACGAGGAGATGAGCCAGGTGCTCGCCGAATTCCATGACGAGGCCGAGCAGTTTACCGCCGTCAACCTGCACTCCAGCGAGCACATCCGCTCGGTACTGACCAAGGCGCTGGGCAGCGACCGCGCCTCGGGCCTGATCGAGGACATCCTCGAGAGCACCAGCAACGCCTCGGGCATCGACTCGCTGAACCTGATGGAGCCGTCGATGGTCGCCGAGATGATCCGCGACGAGCATCCGCAGATCATCGCCACGATCCTCGTGCATCTCGAGCGTCACCAGGCCGCGAGCATTCTCGAGCTGTTCGACGATAAGCTGCGCAACGATGTGGTGCTGCGAATCGCCACCTTCAGCGGCGTTCAGCCGGCCGCCTTGCAGGAGCTCACCGAAGTGCTCGGCGGCATGCTCGACGGCCAGAACCTCAAGCGCAGCAAGATGGGCGGCGTGAGGACCGCGGCCGAGATCCTCAACCTGATGAACTCCGCCCAGGAAGAGATCGTCATCGAGACGGTGCGCGCCCACAGCGAGGACCTGGCGCAGAAGATCATCGACGAGATGTTCCTGTTCGAGAACCTCATGGACATCGACGATCGAGGTATCCAGTTGATTCTCAAGGAAATCGACACCAACTCGCTGGTTATCGCGCTCAAGGGTGCGCCGGACGCGCTGCTCGAGAAGTTCATGGCCAACATGTCGCAGCGCGCCGCGCAGATGTTGCAGGAAGATCTCGAGGCTCGCGGCCCGATCCGCGTGTCCCAGGTCGAGGCCGAACAGAAGGCGATTCTGCAGATCGTGCGCCGACTCGCCGACAGCGGCGAGATAGCGCTGGGCGGAGGCGACGACAGTTATGTCTGA
- the fliH gene encoding flagellar assembly protein FliH yields MSDHLVSPECDDGAWQRWRMDELGSPDHQLRSQRERRERVRQQAAQRQAELDAMREQALKEACQAGYQEGFEQGQQAGYEAGLDEGRKAGEAEMQRQTRDTLQPLLPLATQFGEALAALDEEMAEHLVDLALATGRQLAGEALEARPEAILDVVRELLHVEPALSGRPRLWLHPADLTLVKAQLGHEFEAAGWQLQPDDLVSRGGCRATSASGDLDATLESRWETIANQVRRRNTAIDAGEKPS; encoded by the coding sequence ATGTCTGATCATCTGGTCAGCCCCGAATGCGACGACGGCGCCTGGCAGCGTTGGCGGATGGATGAGCTGGGCAGCCCCGACCACCAGTTGCGCAGCCAGCGCGAACGCCGCGAGCGAGTGCGCCAGCAGGCCGCCCAGCGCCAGGCCGAGCTCGACGCGATGCGCGAGCAGGCCCTCAAGGAGGCCTGTCAGGCCGGTTATCAGGAAGGTTTCGAGCAGGGCCAGCAGGCCGGCTACGAAGCCGGTCTTGACGAAGGCCGCAAAGCCGGCGAAGCCGAGATGCAGCGTCAGACCCGCGACACGCTACAACCGTTGCTACCCCTCGCCACGCAGTTTGGCGAGGCGCTGGCCGCCCTCGACGAGGAGATGGCCGAGCACCTGGTCGACCTGGCGCTGGCCACCGGTCGGCAACTCGCCGGCGAAGCCCTCGAGGCACGCCCCGAGGCGATTCTGGATGTCGTTCGCGAGCTCCTGCACGTCGAGCCGGCGCTCTCCGGGCGGCCGCGTCTGTGGCTGCATCCCGCCGACCTGACCCTGGTCAAGGCTCAGCTCGGTCACGAATTCGAGGCCGCCGGCTGGCAGTTGCAGCCCGATGACCTGGTGAGCCGCGGCGGCTGCCGCGCGACCAGCGCCAGCGGCGATCTCGACGCCACCCTGGAATCGCGCTGGGAGACCATCGCCAATCAGGTGCGACGACGCAACACCGCCATCGACGCCGGCGAGAAACCGTCATGA
- the fliI gene encoding flagellar protein export ATPase FliI, whose translation MTSLGETNRHQGHWRNALGGVHQRVSALPNYRTSGRIVRATGLVLEAVGLRIPLGSACRIELSSQTSGPGSSSARYAEAEVVGFSGEKLFLMPLEEISGLLPGSRVLPLGEGHEANSSARRFPLGDLLLGRVVDGNGRPLDGKGALHDVRHAPLATPPFNPMARAPIDAQIDVGIRAINGLLSVGRGQRMGLFAGSGVGKSVLLGMMARYTQADVIVVGLIGERGREVQDFIENILGEEGRRRAVVVAAPADTSPLQRLQGASYATRLAEDFRDAGRNVLLIMDSLTRYAMAQREIALAIGEPPATKGYPPSVFAKLPGLVERAGNGPRGGGSITAFYTVLTEGDDQQDPIADSARAILDGHIVLSRQLAEGGHYPAIDIEASVSRAMTAIVSDEHHRRAQQFKQWVSRYQRNRDLISVGAYTPGHDPQLDQAVSMFPALERFLQQRIDERANIDETRQVLDGLVSA comes from the coding sequence ATGACCAGCCTCGGCGAAACCAACCGCCATCAGGGCCATTGGCGCAATGCGCTCGGCGGCGTTCACCAACGCGTCAGCGCGCTACCCAACTATCGCACCAGCGGGCGCATCGTGCGTGCCACCGGCCTGGTGCTCGAGGCGGTCGGCCTGCGCATCCCGCTGGGCAGTGCCTGCCGCATCGAGCTCTCGTCGCAGACGAGCGGTCCGGGTAGCTCCTCTGCACGCTACGCCGAGGCCGAAGTGGTCGGCTTCTCCGGCGAGAAGCTGTTTCTGATGCCCCTCGAAGAGATCAGCGGGCTGCTGCCCGGTTCACGGGTCCTGCCGCTGGGCGAGGGCCACGAAGCCAACAGCAGCGCACGGCGCTTTCCGCTCGGCGATCTGCTGCTGGGCCGCGTGGTCGACGGCAACGGCCGGCCGCTGGATGGCAAGGGGGCATTGCACGACGTGCGCCACGCGCCATTGGCCACGCCCCCCTTCAACCCCATGGCGCGGGCGCCGATCGATGCCCAGATCGACGTCGGCATTCGCGCCATCAATGGCCTGCTCAGCGTCGGACGTGGCCAGCGCATGGGGCTGTTCGCCGGTTCCGGGGTGGGCAAGTCGGTGCTGCTCGGCATGATGGCCCGCTACACCCAGGCGGATGTGATCGTGGTCGGGCTGATCGGCGAGCGCGGCCGCGAAGTTCAGGATTTCATCGAGAACATCCTCGGCGAAGAGGGTCGCCGCCGGGCGGTGGTGGTCGCCGCGCCCGCCGACACCTCACCGCTGCAGCGTTTGCAGGGCGCCTCCTATGCCACGCGGCTCGCCGAGGATTTCCGCGATGCCGGGCGCAACGTGCTGCTGATCATGGACTCGCTGACCCGCTATGCCATGGCTCAGCGCGAGATCGCCCTGGCGATCGGCGAGCCGCCGGCGACCAAGGGTTATCCGCCCTCGGTGTTCGCCAAGCTGCCCGGCCTGGTCGAGCGCGCCGGCAACGGCCCCAGGGGCGGCGGCTCGATCACCGCTTTCTATACCGTGCTGACCGAGGGCGACGACCAGCAGGACCCGATCGCCGACTCGGCGCGGGCGATTCTCGATGGCCATATCGTGCTCTCGCGCCAGCTCGCCGAGGGCGGCCATTACCCGGCCATCGATATCGAGGCATCGGTCAGCCGAGCGATGACCGCCATCGTCAGCGACGAACATCACCGCCGCGCCCAGCAGTTCAAGCAGTGGGTCTCGCGCTATCAGCGCAACCGCGACCTGATCAGCGTCGGCGCCTACACCCCGGGGCACGATCCGCAACTCGACCAGGCGGTGTCGATGTTCCCGGCGCTCGAACGTTTCTTGCAACAGCGCATCGACGAACGCGCGAATATCGACGAAACACGGCAGGTATTGGACGGATTGGTCAGCGCCTGA
- the fliJ gene encoding flagellar export protein FliJ yields MTQASPLDTLISLTRDSRDSASLKLAELRRARHDAQAQLDTLFRYRQEYRERLQGAMAQGIGPDSWQNYQQFLASLDNAIERARQALSEREHQLNRGQQHWQDAQRKLSAYDTLVDRRQQREQQRVSRLEQRHNDEMANGLLLRRQQNESRHGSSH; encoded by the coding sequence ATGACTCAAGCGTCACCGCTGGACACTTTGATTTCGCTGACCCGCGACTCGCGCGACAGCGCCAGCCTCAAGCTGGCCGAACTGCGCCGCGCGCGCCACGATGCCCAGGCCCAGCTGGATACGCTGTTCCGTTATCGCCAGGAGTACCGCGAGCGCCTGCAAGGGGCCATGGCTCAGGGCATCGGCCCCGATAGCTGGCAGAATTATCAGCAGTTCCTGGCCTCGCTGGACAATGCCATCGAGCGCGCCCGCCAGGCATTGAGCGAGCGCGAGCATCAGCTCAACCGGGGCCAGCAGCACTGGCAGGACGCGCAGCGCAAGCTTTCCGCCTACGACACCCTGGTGGATCGGCGCCAGCAGCGCGAACAACAGCGCGTCTCGCGGCTCGAACAGCGCCACAACGATGAAATGGCCAACGGCCTGCTGCTGCGCCGTCAGCAGAACGAATCCCGACACGGGTCGAGCCACTAG
- a CDS encoding flagellar hook-length control protein FliK, which translates to MAMSSLPAVTSGQPASPQGGKPAQDDRSAGGFAQLFAQASQPGKPAGGVESSARSATNNATNSATNSATNRSAGSLADAAGEQNDSDDAMTLASDGAQALLSLPAQAGAVLATSKGALAGSQATVLAAATADANPGGTGNGLISGFASDELAGIQERLDTLARFRDNTPLNPLGQAIAQVQQVSQQGGLERNLLSQAGGNALKAALDATDLKNGQPVSLGTGGTVTDDKAAAGASATAGAANSASMGALSNGGATLNWTQQLQTQVAASPGGAGAQGQGGGGAWLSSISESLSAARTGNAETSAMPLHAGAGSGATPSTATLSASVVQTPTLSAPLASAEWQQSLGQQLVNLQQRGGQRVQLHLNPAELGPLSISLKVDDQLAQAQFMSANPQVRAAVEQAIPQLREALGEAGIQLGEAMVGDQQPGQQQGQDGTDAHRVAGSMGSGTHSVTNDALDDAALGLAGGLAISGVDLYA; encoded by the coding sequence ATGGCCATGTCATCTCTGCCTGCCGTCACTTCCGGTCAGCCAGCCTCGCCCCAGGGCGGCAAGCCCGCTCAGGACGATCGGTCTGCCGGCGGTTTCGCCCAGCTGTTCGCGCAGGCCAGTCAACCCGGCAAGCCGGCTGGCGGCGTCGAGAGCAGCGCGCGCAGTGCAACGAACAATGCAACGAACAGCGCAACGAACAGCGCAACGAATCGCTCGGCCGGATCCCTTGCCGACGCCGCTGGCGAGCAGAACGACTCCGATGATGCCATGACGCTGGCCAGCGATGGGGCACAAGCCTTGCTGAGCCTGCCTGCCCAGGCTGGCGCCGTACTGGCCACGAGCAAGGGTGCGCTGGCAGGCAGCCAAGCGACAGTGCTCGCCGCGGCGACCGCGGATGCCAACCCCGGCGGTACCGGCAACGGGCTGATCTCGGGGTTCGCCAGCGACGAGCTGGCGGGGATTCAGGAACGCCTCGACACCCTCGCCCGCTTCCGCGACAACACCCCGCTCAACCCGCTGGGCCAGGCCATTGCCCAGGTCCAGCAGGTGAGCCAGCAAGGCGGGCTCGAGCGTAACCTGTTGAGTCAGGCCGGCGGCAACGCGCTGAAGGCGGCGCTTGACGCTACCGACCTGAAAAACGGCCAGCCGGTGTCGCTCGGTACCGGCGGGACAGTGACCGACGATAAAGCCGCCGCGGGGGCTTCCGCTACTGCCGGCGCTGCCAACTCGGCCAGCATGGGAGCGCTCAGCAACGGCGGTGCCACGCTGAACTGGACGCAGCAATTGCAGACCCAGGTCGCCGCGTCGCCTGGCGGTGCAGGCGCCCAGGGCCAGGGCGGAGGCGGCGCCTGGCTGTCGAGCATCAGCGAGAGCCTGAGCGCCGCTCGCACCGGCAACGCGGAAACCTCCGCCATGCCCCTGCATGCCGGCGCGGGGTCGGGTGCGACACCCTCCACCGCCACGCTCAGCGCCAGTGTCGTCCAGACGCCCACCCTGAGCGCCCCGTTGGCTTCGGCCGAATGGCAGCAGAGCCTCGGCCAGCAGCTCGTCAATCTACAGCAGCGCGGCGGCCAGCGCGTGCAGCTGCACCTGAATCCAGCCGAGTTAGGCCCGCTGTCGATCAGCCTCAAGGTCGATGATCAGCTGGCCCAGGCCCAGTTCATGTCGGCCAATCCGCAGGTTCGGGCCGCCGTGGAACAGGCCATCCCGCAATTGCGTGAAGCGCTCGGCGAAGCCGGCATCCAACTCGGCGAAGCGATGGTCGGCGACCAGCAGCCAGGCCAGCAACAGGGCCAGGACGGCACCGATGCGCATCGCGTCGCCGGGTCCATGGGCTCCGGCACCCATAGCGTCACGAATGATGCCCTCGATGACGCAGCGCTCGGCCTTGCCGGCGGCCTTGCCATCAGCGGCGTGGATCTCTACGCCTGA
- the fliL gene encoding flagellar basal body-associated protein FliL, translated as MAKTKTEGKKSKPWWLAGLLIILLSVAGSVGVYLLLDSRSVASEDEVTQAAPPAEAEPPIFVSVQPFTVNIQSDDYSQRLLYIGLSLKVGDEQSSELVKMHMPQVRSRLLMLLSSQNADDLITPQGKEKLSRQILALFDQPFSEPQPTLVVDDVLYTDFIVQ; from the coding sequence ATGGCCAAGACGAAGACCGAAGGCAAGAAGAGCAAGCCCTGGTGGCTGGCGGGACTGCTGATCATCCTGTTATCCGTGGCTGGCTCGGTGGGGGTCTACTTGCTGCTCGATTCCCGCTCAGTCGCCAGCGAGGATGAGGTAACCCAAGCCGCACCGCCCGCCGAGGCAGAACCGCCGATCTTCGTGTCGGTTCAGCCGTTCACGGTCAATATTCAGAGCGACGATTATTCGCAGCGCTTGCTGTATATCGGCCTTTCCCTCAAGGTCGGTGACGAGCAGAGCAGTGAGCTGGTAAAGATGCATATGCCGCAGGTGAGAAGCCGGCTGCTGATGCTGTTGTCCAGCCAGAACGCCGACGATCTGATCACGCCGCAGGGCAAGGAGAAGCTGTCACGACAGATCCTGGCACTGTTCGACCAGCCCTTCAGCGAGCCGCAGCCGACGCTGGTCGTCGATGACGTACTCTACACTGACTTCATTGTGCAATAG